CGGGCCGGTTCCGGGTGACCCAGCGGCTGGAGAGCCGGGACGTGTACATCCTCACCGTGCCCACCCCCCTGGACCGGGAGACGGGGGGCGCCGACCTCTCGGCGGTGCGCCGCGCGGCGGAGATGGTCGCCGCGGTGGCCCGGCCCGGGCAGATGGTGATCCTGGAGTCCACGGTCCCGCCGGGGACGCTGCAGCGGCTGGTTCGTCCCATCATCGAGGCCCGGGTGCCCGGCCTCGACTACGTGTTCTCGCCCGAGCGGGTGCTGCCCGGGCGCATCCTGATCGAGCTGCCCAGCAACCCGCGGCTGATCGGCGCCGACTCGCCCCGTGCCGCCGAGCGTGCCCGGGCCCTGTACGCCACCTTCGTGCGGGGCGAGATCCGCGTCACCGACCCCACCACCGCCGAGCTGGTCAAGCTCATGGAGAACACCTACCGCGACGTCAACATCGCGCTGGCCAACGAGTTCGCCCTCGCCGCCGAACGCCTGGGGGTCGACGTCTGGGAGGCCATCGAGCTGGCGAACCTCCACCCGCGGGTCAACGTCCACCGGCCGGGACCCGGGGTGGGAGGCCACTGCATCCCCGTGGACCCCTGGTTCATCGTCGAGCGGGCGCCCCTGGAGACCGCCCTGATCCGGCAGGCCCGCACCACCAACGACCGCATGCCCGTCGTCGTGGCGGAGCGCATCGAGCAGCTGACCCTGGGGCGCGGCTTCGGCGTCGGTGCCCGCGCCGACGTGGCCCTGCCCGGGTCCGGCGCGGCGGGCGACGCGGCGACGGTGCCCGGGAACGGGGCGGGGAGGGGCGCCGTCGGCGGGATGCGGCCAGCGGACGGCGGGGTGGCGGCCGGTGCCGGCATGGCCGCGGGGGCCGACGCCCTGGGTGGGGCCGCATCCGCGGGGACCCCGGCGGCGGAGGCCGGCGCGGAGGCCGGACGCCCGCGGGGCAGGGCGCCCAAGGTGGGCCTGCTCGGCCTGGCCTACAAGGGCAACTCGGACGACAGCCGCGAATCGCCGGCGTACGTGCTGGCGAGGATCCTCCAGAGCCGCGGCTTCGAGGTGGCGGCCTACGACCCCCTGGTGCGGCGGGGCGCGCTGCCCAACGCCACGCTGGAGGAGACCGCCCGCGGTGCCCACTGCCTGGTGCTGGTCACCGACCACGACCGCTTCCGCGAGATCGACCCCGCGGCCCTGCGCCAGCTGGTGGCCCAGCCCGTGCTGCTCGACACCCGCAACCACCTGGACCACGCCCGCTGGCGGGCGGCAGGGTTCGAGGTGCACGTGCTGGGGGACGGCAAGGGCCGCCGCGGCGCGCAGTCGCCCGGCGGGCCGACCGCGGTGGCGCTGGATGCCCCGGGGGTGCGGGTCGACCCGTGAGAGCGAGCCGGGGAGGGGCCGCGGCCGCTCGGGCGGCCGGGGCCGTGCATCGGGACGAACCGGCCGCCGGCGCGGGTGCGCCCGTGCCCGGCGGGGGGCCCGCAGCCGGTGGCGCTGGGGCCGCGGCCAACGGGCCGGAGCGCGGACCTGGTCCCGGACGCCGCGGCGACCTCGGCGGAAGCGGCGACGCCGGCGGCAGGGGCGGCCGCTCTCCCGACGCCGGCGACCGGGGGCACGGCCGTTCCGTCGAGGACCCGCCCCGGGATGCGGGCGGGCCGGCCGACCCTCCCCGTCAAGCCGCTCACCCCCGTCGTGCCGGTCGTGGATCCGACCGCGCCCGCGGCGCGGGCGGGGCCGACCACCGCCGCGACGCCGGCTGGATACCCGATGGCCCCCGGGAAGCCGGCCACCCCGGCGAGGCCGGCCACCGGGCCGGCCGCCTCCGCGACGCGGAGCCCGACAGCCCCCACCAGGGCGACGGGCCCGACCGCGTCCGCGACGCCGAGCGCGAGCTCGACCGTCCCCGCGAGGCCGGCAGCGGGTCCGACCGCCCCCGCGAGGCCGGCCGCGAGCCCCGCCGCCTCCGCGACGCCGGCCGCGGGTCCGACCATCCGGGCGCCCCGGAGGGCCCCGGCGCCGGCGGCTCCGGTCCCCGGCGAGCCCCCTTGCGCGTGCTGGTCATCACCAACATGTACCCCAACCGCGAGGAGCCGTCCTTCGGCCTGTTCGTCCAGGGGCAGGTCGAGGCGCTTCAGGCGGCAGGGGTGCAGGTGGACGTCCTGGCCATGCCGCGGCGCGGCCGCGGCTGGCGCGGCCGCCTGGCCTACGCCGGCTGGGCGCTGCGGGGGCTCGGGCGGCTGCTGCGCCGGTATGACGCCGTCCACGCCCACTACGCCGTGCCCAGCGGCGTGATCGGCCTGTGGTTCCGGCGCCTGGCCGGGCGGCCGCTGGTGGTCACGGTCCACGGCTCCGACGTCCTGGTCCTGCCCGACCGCTTTCCACGGCTGGCGCCCGTGTTGCGCCGGGTGCTCCACGGCGCCGACCACGTCATCGCCGTGTCCTGGTTCCTCCGCGACCGCATCGTCGACCGCTTCGGCGTCCCGCCCGAGCGGATCACCGTGCAGAGCGCCGGCATCGACACGCGGGTCTTCCGGCCCGGGGCGCCGGGGGCGGAGACGGTGCGGGCGCGGTATGGCGGCCAGCCGCTGGTGGTCTTCGCGGGCAACCTGATTCGGCAGAAGGGCGTGGACATCCTGGTGCGGGCGTTCGCCCGGGTGCGGGAGCGTCTCGGTTCCGGACACCTGGTGCTCGTCGGGCCAAGCGTCGACGAAGCCTATCAGGACCTTCTGCGAGCGCGCGTCGCGAGTCTGGGCTTGGACGGTCACGTCACCTTCGCCGGGCCCCGCCCGCCGGCCGAGGTGGCGGCCTTCATGGCGGCCGCCGACGTCTTCGTGCTCCCCTCGCTGGAGGAGGGCCTGGGGCTGGTGGTGCTGGAGGCTCTGGCATGCGGCGTGCCGGTGGTCGGCAGCCGGGTGGGTGGCATCCCGGAGATCGTCCAGGACGGCGACTACGGGCTGCTGGTGCCACCGGGTGACGTGAACGCCCTGGCCGGTGCGATTCGGCGCGTCCTCGAGGACGCATCCTTCCGACAGCGAGCCCGGCAGTACGGCCCCCGGGTGGCGGCCGGTCACGACCGGCGCCGGCGTGCGGCGGAACTGGTGGTCCTCTATCGGTCATTGCAAGCGGGTGCGGAGGGGACCCGCCGGTCCAGCGATGCCGCCGCGCGTCGCCGCCCCAAGGGCGACTGACGGGCGACCGCCGTCGGGTGGGAGGGAGAGGCGCTGCGCATCGAGCTTCTGGGCTTGCCCCTCGACGCCCTGACCTTCGACGAAACCGTCCGGCGCATCGTCCGCCGGGTGGAGCGCGGCGAGCCCACCGTGCAAGTGTCGATGAACGCGGCCAAGTACGTCCGGGCTGCCGAGAACCCGGCACTGCGCTCCTTCATCCAGCGCGCCGACATCGTGAGCCCCGACGGGGCCGGTCCCTTGCTGGCCGCCCGGCGCCTGGGGCTGCCCGTGCCCGAACGGGTGCCCGGCGTCGACCTGATGATGGCGCTCCTGGCCGTCGCCGCGACCCGGGGATGGACCGTGTTCCTCCTTGGGGCACGCCCCGAGGTGGTGGAACGGGCCGTCACTCAAGCCCGACGCCGCTGGCCCGGCCTCGCGGTCGCCGGGTATCACCACGGCTACTTCCGCGAAGGGGAAGAGGAGAGCGCGGTGGTGGAACGGGTCCGTGCCAGCGGCGCCCGGATGCTGTTCGTCGCCCTGGGGACCCCGCGGCAGGAGCTGTTCCTGGACCGTTGGTTTGCGCACCTGGGCGTGACCTATGCCCAGGGGGTCGGCGGCGGTTTCGACGTCCTGGCAGGGGTTGCGCGCCGGGCGCCGACATGGGTGCAGCGGGCCGGACTCGAAGGCGTCTATCGGCTGCTGCTGGAGCCCCGCAAGCGCTGGCGCCGGGTGATCGTGGACAATGCCCGTTTCCTGGCGATGGTTTGGCGGACGCGGTAGTCCTTCCAAGCGCCCCTCGAAGGAATCCTGCTGGCGCCGGATGCCATCCAGACGCGAAAGACGTGTGCGAGCAGGCCGGCATTGCCATCAGCCATCACCTGGCTCGGCTCCATTGCGCTCCGTCCGACCCGGGCGGCGCCGGAGGGTGTGGCGGCCGCCTTAAGCGGGCTACGGCATGCGGCTGCCGGCGGCGGCAAGAGAGTTGCAGGCTTTCCAGGTCGAGCATGGCGAACCCTTGCCCGTGTCCAAGCCGCCCTTCAAGCTGCCCGTCGCGGGGGCGCCCCGTCCTACTGATGTCACCTCGTCGTTGGTCATGAAAATACCTTCGGTTTTCTTGCAAATATGCGATATGCGGCCATGATGCATTGGAGTTCCATAGAAATCCAGAAGACGGTTGTCGAAGCGGGGGAGGAGATGTCCGCCTGGGGACGAACAGCGTGTCATTGTGGAAATCGCTGGACGAGCTTCCTCGACATCGTGCGGCCTCCGGGCGCCCGGCCCGGAGCGCATGACGCGAATGGGCAGGGGGCCGGACTGGATGGCACGTCCCAGCGCGTGTCGAGGGTCCGGCCCATCCCTGTGCGGTATGGAGGATGGGATGGGAGTGGCAGCACGCAGGCGGATCGGATGGCGCAGGCTGATACGCGGTGGGAAGCGGACGCTGGCGGCATTTGCGGCAACGGGCATGGTCCTGCTGGGGACATGGGCGCCCGGCGGGAAGGAGTCGGCGGTGGTCGAGGCCGCCACCATCCCGAAGAAGGCGTTGGTGACGGCCAGCGCCCTCAACGTCCGCATGGGGCCGGCCACCACCTATGCCGCCACCGGTAGGTTGATGGAGGGGGCCGAGGTCACCATCCTCGAGCGCAAGGGCGACTGGTTCCGCATTGCCGGTCCAGGCTTGACGGGGTGGGTTCACGGGGACTACCTCACCGCCCGGCTCGACGGCGTGCGGATCGTGGTCGACCCCGGCCACGGCGGCATCGACGGCGGAGCCATGGCCAACGGGCTCGTCGAACGGGAGGTCAACCTGGCCATCTCCCTGTACCTGCGGGATATGTTGCGGGCCCGAGGCGCCGAGGTGCGGATGACCCGGGAGACCTGGGAGAGCAGGCCGCCGCTGTGCAACCGCAATAACCCCTACGATCCGTCCACCCGGACGGGTATGGCCAATGCGTGGCCAGCGGACATGCTCCTCAGCATCCACAACAACTGGAGTAGCAGCGCGAGCGCCCGCGGACTGCTCACCATCTGGGGCCGGGCACCCCAGTCCCAGGCCCTGGCCCAGGTGATCCACGATCGCACACTGTACTGGACGCGCACGCGGCAGGGATTCGACCACCGCAGCTTCGGGAGCGGCGTCTACCGGGATACCGCCATCAGTGGGAGCACGCTGGCCATCACCAATTGCTCGAGGGTCCCGGCGACCATCGTCGAGGTGGCCTTCCTGACGAACAAGGACGACGCGGCGCTCCTGAAGAGCGAGGCGTTCCTCCAAGCGGTGGCGCGGGGCATCGCCGACGGCGCCGGTGCCTTCGTCCTCGAACGCGTTCCCGAGGGCCCCCTGGGCGGTGACGATGCGAACCCCGAGCCCGACCCCGATCCCAATCCCACTCCCGAGCCTGATCCGGATCCCGGTCCCAAGCCTTTCTCGGACGTGGGCGGTACCCTGGCGGACGAGGTCTACCGCGCCCATGAGCTTGGTCTCGTCGACGGGTACCGCGATGGCCGGTTTCGGCCCCAAGAGCCGGTGACCCGGGCCGCCATGGCGAAGATGGTCGTCCTCGCGGTGGAGCGGGCGACGGGCAAGGACCTGCCCACACCGTCCGAGTCGCCCTACCGCGACGTGAACTCCCGACAGGCGCTCTACGAGTACGTCCTCACGGCCACGGCTGCCAAGTACCTCCATGGCTATGGAGACGGCACCTTCCGGCCGGAGCTGGCCATGCCGCGGGAGCAGGTGGCGGCCGTGCTGCAGCGGGCAGCCGGACTCGAGGGCAGCCGGCCCTCCTTCGACGACGTGTCCAGCAGCAGTCCGTTTGCATCCGCCATCGGTGCCGTGGCCAAGGCCGGGCTGATGCACGGCGAGGGGCATGGCCGCTTCGGCTACGGCAAGCCGATAACCCGGGCCCAGGCGGCGGCGGTGGCCGTGCGACTGCACGATCTATTAAAGGAAGCGAACTGAAATGGACCGGCAACCGCTCAACGTGGTCGAGGGGGTGGCCCTGGTCAGCTGGGGGCTGGGGGCCTTGGCGGGGGGGATCGGCGGTGGTCTTGCGGACGGGGTAGCGGCCACGGTCCTCGGGCTGGCGGGGCCTCCCTGGCTATGGATCCTGGCCTATGCCGTCGTACGCAGGCTGGCGCCGGCGATGGAAGGTGGCGGTCCATCGCATGGGTGGCGGATCCGCCTCGGGATGGTGGTCTTGGCCGCCATCGCCCTTCGCCTCGCGGGGCGGGCGGCGACGGAGGCGTTCACGAGCGCCGGTGCCGCGACCGCGCGCCTCGGCGGTGGAGCGGGGGGCATCGCGGCAGGTGCTGAGGGCGCGGCGGTGGAAAGGGCGGCCGAGCTGGCCAGTCTTCTGACCTGGCCGCATACCCTGCCCGGGCCCGTCGCCCTCGCCGGGCTCCTGGTGCTCTACCAGGCGTGGCGCCGCGATGCCGGTCTGCGCGGGGCGGCGACGGCCCTCTTGGTCGCGATGCCCGCCGTCATGGGAGGGCCTTTCCTCACGGACCCGGTGGTGGCGGAGGGGGCCGCCGCGGCGTACTGGCTCGTCTTCGGCCTCTTCAATGGGAGGTACGGTGCGGTCCGGTTGGGGCCGCCGTCCGCCCTGTCCGGGCCTGGGTGGGGACGGCGAGATCGGACAAGGGGATTCGACCCGGCCCGGGTCCGCATCGTCATCTCCGGTTTCTATGGCGCCGGGAACGCTGGCGACGAGGCGATCCTCGCCTCCTTGCTGGCCGGCCTGCGGGCCCGGGGGTACCGGGACATCACGGTGTTCTCCATCCGCCCGGATTGGACGAGCCGGCAGCACGGCGTGGCCAGCGTCTACCGCGGCTGGCGGCGCCAGCTGTGGACCAAGGTGCGGACCCTCGCACGGACCCATGTCTTCATCTCGGGCGGCGGCGGGTTGTTGCAGGACGCGACCCCCACCTTCCTGTTCCGCGGACCCGTGCCCTACTACCTCCTGATCGCCACCCTCGCCCGGCTCTTGGGTTGCTGGGTGCTGTTCCTCGGGCAGGGGGTCGGGCCCCTGCGGGGCCGGTGGGTCCGGTTCCTGACGCGCCTGCTGGCCAACCACGCCGACGCCATCACCGTCCGCGATGCCGGATCCCTGGACCTCCTGGCCGAGGTGGGGGTGACCCGGCCGCCCCGCTGGCTGGCGGCGGACTTCGTCTTCGCCGCCCCGCCGCCGGACCCGCAGCGGGCCGCGGCGGTGGCCGCCCGGGAGGGGCTGGACACGGGTGGCCGGTGGCTGGCGGTCTCGGTGCGCTCATGGCCGGGGAGCGAGCGGTTCTTCCCGGAGCTGGCGGCTTTCGTCGAACAGGTCCTGGCGCGGGATGCGGACCTCCGAGTGGTCCTGGTCCCTATGGAAGGGGCGATGGACCGTGCCGCCGCCCAGCAGTTAGTCGCTTACATGAGCCAGGGGACAAGCGGGGTGGGGCGACCGGACGGCCGGGAGCGGGTGGCGTCCGCGCGGCAGCGGGTTCACATCCTGCAAGCCGACTACGAAACCGCTGACCTCGAGGCCTTCGTCGCCCGCGCGTGGTTGGCGGTGGGGATGCGGCTCCACTTCCTGCTCTTTGCGGCCCGGGCGGGTGTGCCCGTGCTCGCCCTCGCCTACGACCCGAAGGTGGGAGCCGCCATGGACCGCTTGGGGATGTCGCGGTTCGTCCTGAGGCTGGATGACGTACGGGCGGATCGACTGCTGGCGGCGTACCAGGAGCTGGTGGCCCGCCATGACGAGATCAGCCGGTCGCTACGGCAAGCGGCTGTTGAACTGGCGCCCCTGGCGGCGGCCAGCCTCGAACTGGTGGACGCGGCTGCGGCCCGGGCTCTCGCCCGGCCCCGACCGGTCCCAGGGGGTCGACGTTGGCTGGCCAGGAGCAGGCCGGATGATGAAGGGGAGTGGCGCCAGGAGAGGGGGTGGTGCTGCGCCGGGGGTCTTGCGGCCGCAGGATGCGACCTCGAAACGAGATCGCGGGTCCTCCGGAGGTATGTTGCTTCCCCAGGCTAACTGCATGACGTTCCCATCGCGGATGGTCCAGGGATGCCAGGGGACGGGACGTCCGGCTGGAGGGTCGGGTCCCGTCGGCGGGTTTGCACGGGAGGGGCTTCGACATGGAGGGATCCGGTTTCCGACGGCCCCATCGGGGTGGAACCGGTGACCGGATGAAGAGGATGGCGAGACGGGGTTCGCCCCGGGGGAGGGGTCTTGGCAGAAGGCTTTGGGCTGCCGGGCTGGTGTGGGCGTTCCTGGCGGCGACGGCGATCCCGGTGTGGCCGTCGGGGTCGGTCTTGACCCGGCCGGTCCGGGCGGCCGACGGCCGGCCCCAGGCGGCGGTGGATGTCCTGGCCACGGAGGGGCTGACGCCGCTTCCGGGGGGCGGGTGGATGCTGGAAGCCCGCGCCGGCTGGTTGCAGGTGCGGCTACCCGAGGGGATCGAGGGCGTGACCATCGCCATCCCCCAGGGCGGGCCTGTGCTGGTGACGCCGCCGGGCTACCAGGTGCGTGTGACCGGCGTCCAGGACGGCGCCGTCATTCACGAGGTGCGGCCGGTGGGCGCCGCGAGCCAGGAGGTACGACTGGAGTTCCACGCCGTCGCCGGTCAGACCACCACCGCCCGCATCGGCACCGTGACCGCGGCGGGCGACGCCAGGGGAGCGGGCACGTTTTCTATCGCCGCTGCTGGCAAAACGTCCACCTCCGCCAACACTGGCGGTTGGGTGCGCTTGAAGGGCGGCGGCAACGGCCATCGGGCCGGCATGTCCCAGTTCGGCGCCCAGGGCCTAGCGAAGCTAGGCGTCACCTACCGCGAGATTCTGGACCACTACTACCCCGGCACGACGGTGAAGAAGCAAGCAGCAAGCGACACGAGCCAGGTCGTGCGCGTTGGCCTATCCTTTGACGAGAAGGGCGGTGCCCACGACTTGCCCGTGGGCCGCCAACGGTGGACGCTCAAGGTCGATGCCACGGCGACGGTGGTGCAGGGCGATACCACCTACGACTTGGTGGCGGGCACCTATGACCTGACCTACGAGCCCGGTGAGGGGTTCTACTTCAGACCGTTGGACCCCGGCGGCAAGGCCCTGGACGTGACCGGGACCAGCGTGACGAAGGTGGAGGTCAAGGCGCCCACCGGCAAAGTGATTCACTTGCGCTACCCGACCTCGGGTTACCGGCAGTACGAGGGGACCCTGGAGTTTCAGGGCGGCGGCGACGGGCGCATGAAGGTGTGGAACAGGGTGAACCTGCGGCAGTACTTGATGGGCGTGGTGCCCCACGAGATGTACGCCTCCTGGGGGGAGGAAGCCCTCAAGGCCCAGGCTGTGGCTGCGCGAACCTATGCTGCCGGGCAGCAGTACGGCGAAAATGGTGACCTGGTCGATTCCCAGGCCGATCAGGTATTCCACGGCTACTATGATGACCCGAAGTACCGGAAGAAGATCGAGAACGTGGTCGTCGGCACCGACGGCGAGCTCCTCTATTACGGCGGCAGCCTCATCTCTGCGGTTTACAGCTCGGCCAACGGGGGCTGGACCGCTTCCAACACCGAGGCCTTCGGTGACGGTGAGAAGAGCCCGCCACCGGTGCCGTACCTGCCGGGCAGAGAAGACCGTTTCCGCCTGGCCAGTGGGGCCACGGTGACGCCGGAATCCTACCAGCAGGGCGACGTCAGCTACGAGGCCACCTACTTCCGGTGGCAACGGGACGTGGCCATCTCGGCCATCGAGCAGGCGTGGCCGCAGGTGGGAGAACTCCTCGCCGTCCAGGTGGTCAAGCGAAGCGCTACTAGCAATACGCCCATCACCATCCGCATCACCGGCTCCAAGGGCAGCGTGGACGTGCTGGGTCGGGTCTTCCGGTCGAAGCTGGCCCTGCCTTCACCTTTGCTTCTCCATGACAAGCTGTACCTGCGCGAGTTCCCGGACGTCGCCGGGGCCCTCAAGGACGAGATCAACCGGGCCTACCATCTGGGACTGGTGGATGGCGATCGCTACGGCTTCTTCCATCCGGACGAAGACGTGACCCGGGCGGCCTTCACGAAGATGATCGTCCTGGCCGTGGAGAAGGCGACGGGCGAGGAGCTGCCCACGGGCAGCGAGCCCTTCCCGGATGCGCGTCCCGGCCAGGCCCTGTACGATTACGTGGTCAAGGCGTACAATGCCGGGATCGTCAACGGGTATCCAGACGGCACGTTCGGCTACGACAAGGCGATCAGCCGCATGGAGGCGGCGGCCATCGTGCAGCGGGCGCTGAAGCTTCCGCTGAGGCCGGAAGCCTTCGTGGACGTGCCGGATGGCAGCGCCTTCGCCAAGTTGATCGGTGCGGTGGCGGCCGCCGGCATCATGGTGGGCTACGGCGACACCTTCGGCCCGGCCGAGAACCTGACCCGGGGGCAGGCGGCGGCGGTGGCGGTGCGCGGTTACGACTACTGCGCAGACAACAGTTGCAAGCCGTAGGCACGTCAGGCGGTCCCTGGCATCGGCGGAGAGGGCGGGGGAGGCCACGAAGCGCGGCCTCCCCCGCTGCGCTCTCTGGGCGGCCTGCTCTGGCACGGTCCGTCGGTGCACGCTCTCCCACACCCTTCAGCGCCCTCCAGGGCTGGTTCGCTCCGGGCCCTGCACGGTTGGTTGGGTGCGAACGGAAGAGAACGCGCCAGCTCCAGCAGGATAACTGCCAACGGCGGCCAATTATACCGGCGGCATCCGGTTTGATGCCTTCTTACAGAGTTGGCAAAGATACAAATCGGGCTTGTTTCGCCGAGCTGACCGCATGCTTGGACTGTGCGCCGAAGGATGGTCGCGATCCCCGGAAGGAGTCAGGGCTGCGTAGTCGAACGTAGCAATTTGGACAAGTCGTGAGAAATCAATACATATCTGTCAGTTTGAGCGTTTTGAACGTTTTAGCGCGGTTCACTTCGAGAGGGGGTGGT
The sequence above is drawn from the Thermaerobacter sp. FW80 genome and encodes:
- a CDS encoding nucleotide sugar dehydrogenase, with the translated sequence MPEKIAVIGLGYVGLPTALLFAGAGVDVLGVDINPELVAALEAGQCPVEEPGLPELLRQVLSSGRFRVTQRLESRDVYILTVPTPLDRETGGADLSAVRRAAEMVAAVARPGQMVILESTVPPGTLQRLVRPIIEARVPGLDYVFSPERVLPGRILIELPSNPRLIGADSPRAAERARALYATFVRGEIRVTDPTTAELVKLMENTYRDVNIALANEFALAAERLGVDVWEAIELANLHPRVNVHRPGPGVGGHCIPVDPWFIVERAPLETALIRQARTTNDRMPVVVAERIEQLTLGRGFGVGARADVALPGSGAAGDAATVPGNGAGRGAVGGMRPADGGVAAGAGMAAGADALGGAASAGTPAAEAGAEAGRPRGRAPKVGLLGLAYKGNSDDSRESPAYVLARILQSRGFEVAAYDPLVRRGALPNATLEETARGAHCLVLVTDHDRFREIDPAALRQLVAQPVLLDTRNHLDHARWRAAGFEVHVLGDGKGRRGAQSPGGPTAVALDAPGVRVDP
- a CDS encoding glycosyltransferase, translated to MLVITNMYPNREEPSFGLFVQGQVEALQAAGVQVDVLAMPRRGRGWRGRLAYAGWALRGLGRLLRRYDAVHAHYAVPSGVIGLWFRRLAGRPLVVTVHGSDVLVLPDRFPRLAPVLRRVLHGADHVIAVSWFLRDRIVDRFGVPPERITVQSAGIDTRVFRPGAPGAETVRARYGGQPLVVFAGNLIRQKGVDILVRAFARVRERLGSGHLVLVGPSVDEAYQDLLRARVASLGLDGHVTFAGPRPPAEVAAFMAAADVFVLPSLEEGLGLVVLEALACGVPVVGSRVGGIPEIVQDGDYGLLVPPGDVNALAGAIRRVLEDASFRQRARQYGPRVAAGHDRRRRAAELVVLYRSLQAGAEGTRRSSDAAARRRPKGD
- a CDS encoding WecB/TagA/CpsF family glycosyltransferase — encoded protein: MPLDALTFDETVRRIVRRVERGEPTVQVSMNAAKYVRAAENPALRSFIQRADIVSPDGAGPLLAARRLGLPVPERVPGVDLMMALLAVAATRGWTVFLLGARPEVVERAVTQARRRWPGLAVAGYHHGYFREGEEESAVVERVRASGARMLFVALGTPRQELFLDRWFAHLGVTYAQGVGGGFDVLAGVARRAPTWVQRAGLEGVYRLLLEPRKRWRRVIVDNARFLAMVWRTR
- a CDS encoding N-acetylmuramoyl-L-alanine amidase; translated protein: MVLLGTWAPGGKESAVVEAATIPKKALVTASALNVRMGPATTYAATGRLMEGAEVTILERKGDWFRIAGPGLTGWVHGDYLTARLDGVRIVVDPGHGGIDGGAMANGLVEREVNLAISLYLRDMLRARGAEVRMTRETWESRPPLCNRNNPYDPSTRTGMANAWPADMLLSIHNNWSSSASARGLLTIWGRAPQSQALAQVIHDRTLYWTRTRQGFDHRSFGSGVYRDTAISGSTLAITNCSRVPATIVEVAFLTNKDDAALLKSEAFLQAVARGIADGAGAFVLERVPEGPLGGDDANPEPDPDPNPTPEPDPDPGPKPFSDVGGTLADEVYRAHELGLVDGYRDGRFRPQEPVTRAAMAKMVVLAVERATGKDLPTPSESPYRDVNSRQALYEYVLTATAAKYLHGYGDGTFRPELAMPREQVAAVLQRAAGLEGSRPSFDDVSSSSPFASAIGAVAKAGLMHGEGHGRFGYGKPITRAQAAAVAVRLHDLLKEAN
- a CDS encoding polysaccharide pyruvyl transferase family protein, which translates into the protein MDRQPLNVVEGVALVSWGLGALAGGIGGGLADGVAATVLGLAGPPWLWILAYAVVRRLAPAMEGGGPSHGWRIRLGMVVLAAIALRLAGRAATEAFTSAGAATARLGGGAGGIAAGAEGAAVERAAELASLLTWPHTLPGPVALAGLLVLYQAWRRDAGLRGAATALLVAMPAVMGGPFLTDPVVAEGAAAAYWLVFGLFNGRYGAVRLGPPSALSGPGWGRRDRTRGFDPARVRIVISGFYGAGNAGDEAILASLLAGLRARGYRDITVFSIRPDWTSRQHGVASVYRGWRRQLWTKVRTLARTHVFISGGGGLLQDATPTFLFRGPVPYYLLIATLARLLGCWVLFLGQGVGPLRGRWVRFLTRLLANHADAITVRDAGSLDLLAEVGVTRPPRWLAADFVFAAPPPDPQRAAAVAAREGLDTGGRWLAVSVRSWPGSERFFPELAAFVEQVLARDADLRVVLVPMEGAMDRAAAQQLVAYMSQGTSGVGRPDGRERVASARQRVHILQADYETADLEAFVARAWLAVGMRLHFLLFAARAGVPVLALAYDPKVGAAMDRLGMSRFVLRLDDVRADRLLAAYQELVARHDEISRSLRQAAVELAPLAAASLELVDAAAARALARPRPVPGGRRWLARSRPDDEGEWRQERGWCCAGGLAAAGCDLETRSRVLRRYVASPG
- a CDS encoding SpoIID/LytB domain-containing protein, encoding MWAFLAATAIPVWPSGSVLTRPVRAADGRPQAAVDVLATEGLTPLPGGGWMLEARAGWLQVRLPEGIEGVTIAIPQGGPVLVTPPGYQVRVTGVQDGAVIHEVRPVGAASQEVRLEFHAVAGQTTTARIGTVTAAGDARGAGTFSIAAAGKTSTSANTGGWVRLKGGGNGHRAGMSQFGAQGLAKLGVTYREILDHYYPGTTVKKQAASDTSQVVRVGLSFDEKGGAHDLPVGRQRWTLKVDATATVVQGDTTYDLVAGTYDLTYEPGEGFYFRPLDPGGKALDVTGTSVTKVEVKAPTGKVIHLRYPTSGYRQYEGTLEFQGGGDGRMKVWNRVNLRQYLMGVVPHEMYASWGEEALKAQAVAARTYAAGQQYGENGDLVDSQADQVFHGYYDDPKYRKKIENVVVGTDGELLYYGGSLISAVYSSANGGWTASNTEAFGDGEKSPPPVPYLPGREDRFRLASGATVTPESYQQGDVSYEATYFRWQRDVAISAIEQAWPQVGELLAVQVVKRSATSNTPITIRITGSKGSVDVLGRVFRSKLALPSPLLLHDKLYLREFPDVAGALKDEINRAYHLGLVDGDRYGFFHPDEDVTRAAFTKMIVLAVEKATGEELPTGSEPFPDARPGQALYDYVVKAYNAGIVNGYPDGTFGYDKAISRMEAAAIVQRALKLPLRPEAFVDVPDGSAFAKLIGAVAAAGIMVGYGDTFGPAENLTRGQAAAVAVRGYDYCADNSCKP